The Halomicronema hongdechloris C2206 genome includes a window with the following:
- a CDS encoding AAA family ATPase, with protein MTESHTSLHRVGQALSRVVVGQGTLVEHLLVALLAGGHVILEGVPGTGKTLVVKVLAQLMQADFCRIQLTPDILPSDIIGTNVFDLNSRRFTLKRGPVFTQVLLADEINRTPPKTQAALLEAMEEQQVTLDGTRHALSDLFWVIATQNPLEFEGTYPLPEAQLDRFLFKLQVAYPDPQAEKQMLLNAQAGFEARRLQSVQPLATAQEILTARQGVQQVTVQESVLDYVLALVHKTRQHGDLTLGTSPRSAVLWLQASKAHAWLQGRDYVTPDDVKGLAPPLLRHRLLLGPEAQLDGLTPEAVIQGILQSVPVPR; from the coding sequence ATGACTGAGTCCCACACTTCGTTACATCGCGTTGGCCAGGCGCTCAGCCGGGTGGTGGTGGGCCAAGGCACCTTGGTGGAGCACTTGCTGGTGGCCTTGTTGGCCGGGGGACACGTGATTTTGGAAGGGGTGCCGGGCACTGGCAAGACCCTGGTGGTCAAGGTGCTGGCCCAGCTGATGCAGGCAGACTTTTGCCGCATCCAGCTGACGCCGGACATTTTGCCCTCAGATATCATTGGCACCAATGTGTTTGACCTCAATAGCCGCCGTTTTACCCTGAAGCGGGGACCGGTCTTTACCCAGGTGCTGTTGGCCGATGAGATCAATCGCACGCCGCCCAAGACCCAGGCGGCCCTGCTGGAGGCCATGGAAGAACAACAGGTTACCCTAGACGGGACTCGCCATGCCTTATCGGATCTGTTTTGGGTGATTGCCACCCAGAATCCACTGGAGTTTGAGGGCACCTATCCCCTCCCCGAGGCTCAGCTAGATCGGTTTTTGTTCAAGTTACAGGTGGCCTATCCAGATCCCCAGGCCGAGAAGCAGATGCTGCTAAACGCCCAAGCTGGCTTCGAGGCCCGGCGGCTGCAGTCGGTGCAGCCCCTGGCCACCGCCCAGGAGATCTTGACCGCCCGGCAAGGGGTGCAGCAGGTGACGGTGCAGGAATCGGTGTTGGACTATGTGCTGGCCTTAGTCCACAAGACCCGTCAGCATGGGGATCTGACCCTGGGCACATCCCCTCGCTCGGCGGTGCTGTGGTTGCAGGCCAGTAAGGCCCATGCCTGGCTGCAGGGGCGGGACTATGTCACCCCCGATGATGTCAAGGGGCTGGCCCCACCCCTGTTGCGCCATCGCTTGCTGCTAGGGCCGGAGGCCCAGCTCGATGGCCTCACCCCGGAAGCCGTGATTCAGGGGATACTGCAGAGTGTGCCGGTGCCCCGGTAA
- a CDS encoding DUF4350 domain-containing protein produces the protein MRQRRLWLLFGMGLLLLLGLLSLSTPSAFSLASGSTWNRNPDGYAAWYDYMEAQGVAIQRWQQPVADLLKQRRDQEPATLVQIHPTFWSVEGSWAQRPWLDDWLRRGNTLVVLGLSYPVTAAPFETQIPSDRGPVTIATRRRQAAEKGTPLLQDDQGLIVWRQPQSAGQLILAVTPHLAANAYQQAAGNFPWLADLVTQAGGPIWVDEYLHGYREAEASATAGASSWLTYLAQTPLVLVCGQIVVICLLIGWAQNRYLGAPQAIHPPVVDNSTAYIQALAEVLYKANSHQFVVDALAAAERQQLQQRLGLGTGPVDDATLATAWHQATGGAATELHPLTPPTSLNTMTLREWLRRLHVLHSRDL, from the coding sequence ATGAGGCAACGACGGCTCTGGTTGCTATTCGGGATGGGTCTGCTATTGCTCCTGGGTCTGCTGTCCCTATCGACCCCCAGTGCCTTCTCCCTGGCCAGTGGCTCCACCTGGAATCGCAATCCCGATGGCTATGCCGCTTGGTATGACTACATGGAAGCACAAGGGGTCGCGATTCAGCGTTGGCAGCAGCCTGTCGCTGATCTACTGAAACAGCGCCGCGACCAAGAACCAGCCACCCTGGTGCAGATTCATCCAACTTTCTGGTCGGTCGAGGGCAGTTGGGCCCAGCGGCCCTGGTTGGACGATTGGCTGCGCCGAGGCAACACCCTGGTCGTGTTGGGCTTGAGCTACCCGGTCACGGCGGCCCCCTTTGAGACCCAGATCCCCAGTGATCGGGGCCCCGTCACCATCGCCACCCGACGGCGGCAAGCCGCCGAGAAAGGGACCCCCTTACTGCAGGACGATCAGGGTCTGATTGTCTGGCGACAGCCCCAGTCCGCCGGTCAACTGATTCTAGCGGTGACACCCCATTTGGCCGCCAATGCTTACCAGCAGGCAGCGGGCAACTTTCCCTGGCTGGCCGACCTGGTCACCCAAGCCGGGGGACCGATCTGGGTAGATGAGTATCTCCATGGTTACCGGGAGGCTGAAGCCTCGGCCACAGCAGGGGCCAGTAGCTGGCTCACCTACCTAGCCCAGACCCCGCTGGTGTTGGTATGCGGCCAAATAGTAGTGATTTGCCTACTGATCGGGTGGGCCCAGAACCGGTATCTCGGGGCTCCCCAGGCAATCCATCCCCCAGTGGTGGATAACAGCACCGCCTATATTCAGGCCCTGGCGGAAGTGCTATACAAGGCCAATAGCCATCAGTTCGTGGTCGATGCCCTAGCAGCGGCGGAGCGGCAGCAGTTGCAGCAGCGCTTAGGCCTAGGAACAGGGCCGGTGGATGATGCTACCCTGGCCACGGCCTGGCATCAGGCCACGGGGGGCGCGGCAACCGAGCTACATCCCCTGACTCCGCCCACTAGCTTGAATACAATGACTCTGCGAGAGTGGTTACGTCGTCTCCATGTCCTGCATTCCCGTGATCTATGA
- a CDS encoding DUF4129 domain-containing protein, with protein MDAYATSNLGWQLRLLLQRLGEAWEFFWSRWQWQPADSPQWTLPEPLRQVLLGLILAGLGLWLAWMLYRMGANWWHQPGQWQRRRPTSVSTSQAASSPVRWQQAQHWAQQGDYRQACHILYLAALQYLHQQQHLPANPSYTDGDYLDQVSQLAQPRPYQLLIRTHERLEFGNHPAAADTYERCRRAFQEIMRP; from the coding sequence ATGGATGCTTATGCAACCAGCAACCTGGGCTGGCAACTGCGGCTCCTGCTGCAACGACTCGGGGAAGCCTGGGAATTTTTTTGGTCTCGCTGGCAATGGCAGCCCGCTGATTCCCCCCAGTGGACGTTGCCGGAGCCCCTGAGACAAGTGCTGCTGGGGCTAATCTTGGCCGGACTAGGGCTATGGTTGGCCTGGATGCTCTATAGGATGGGGGCCAATTGGTGGCACCAGCCGGGCCAGTGGCAACGGCGGCGGCCGACCTCGGTATCGACCTCCCAGGCAGCCTCTTCCCCGGTGAGATGGCAGCAGGCCCAGCACTGGGCCCAACAGGGTGACTACCGACAAGCCTGCCATATTCTCTATCTAGCTGCCCTGCAATATCTGCACCAACAGCAGCACCTGCCCGCCAATCCCAGTTACACCGACGGCGACTACCTCGACCAAGTGAGCCAACTGGCCCAGCCTCGCCCCTATCAACTCTTAATTCGCACCCACGAGCGCCTGGAGTTTGGCAACCATCCCGCCGCGGCCGACACCTACGAGCGCTGTCGCCGCGCCTTTCAGGAGATCATGCGGCCATGA
- a CDS encoding ribonuclease Z → MQITFLGTSSGVPTRSRNVSSVALRLPQRAEVWLFDCGEGTQHQFLKSDFKSSQIRRIFITHMHGDHIFGLMGLLASCGLAGNPQQRIDIYGPPQLNDYLQACRRYSQTRFSLPIKVHRVEPGKVFADEDFVVSCTQLEHRVPAFGYRVAERDRPGRFDVKRAQALGIPPGPIYGRLKQGEVVTLADGRRINGAELCGPPRPGRKLVYCTDTIFCQNAVDLADGADVLIHEATFSHQDAEMAYQRLHSTSTMAAQVALAAQVKQLIMTHFSPRYAPGNDIQLSDLLSEAQAIFPNTIMAHDFLTYAVPRQPEMALATSAGS, encoded by the coding sequence TTGCAAATTACCTTTCTCGGCACCAGTTCTGGTGTCCCGACCCGCTCCCGTAACGTCTCCAGCGTGGCCCTACGGCTGCCCCAACGGGCAGAAGTGTGGCTGTTTGACTGCGGCGAAGGTACCCAGCACCAGTTCCTGAAGAGCGACTTTAAGTCGAGTCAAATTCGCCGTATCTTTATCACCCACATGCACGGCGATCATATCTTTGGGCTAATGGGGCTGTTGGCCAGTTGCGGGTTGGCTGGTAATCCCCAACAGCGCATCGATATCTATGGGCCGCCGCAACTGAATGACTATCTACAGGCCTGCCGCCGCTATTCCCAGACCCGCTTCTCCCTGCCGATCAAGGTGCACCGGGTAGAGCCGGGAAAGGTGTTTGCCGATGAGGACTTCGTCGTCTCCTGCACTCAACTGGAGCACCGGGTTCCCGCCTTCGGCTATCGAGTGGCAGAGCGGGACCGACCCGGTCGCTTTGACGTCAAACGGGCCCAAGCCCTGGGGATTCCCCCTGGCCCTATCTATGGTCGGTTGAAGCAGGGAGAGGTAGTTACCCTGGCCGATGGTCGCCGCATCAATGGGGCCGAGTTGTGTGGTCCCCCCCGACCCGGTCGCAAGTTGGTGTATTGCACCGATACCATCTTCTGCCAGAACGCCGTGGACTTAGCCGACGGGGCCGATGTCTTGATCCACGAGGCCACCTTCTCTCACCAGGATGCCGAGATGGCCTACCAGCGATTGCATTCCACCTCGACCATGGCGGCTCAAGTGGCCCTGGCAGCCCAAGTGAAGCAGCTGATCATGACCCACTTCAGTCCCCGCTACGCCCCTGGCAACGATATCCAATTGTCAGATCTCTTGAGTGAAGCCCAGGCCATCTTTCCCAACACGATCATGGCCCATGACTTCTTGACCTATGCGGTGCCGCGACAGCCAGAGATGGCCTTGGCGACATCGGCGGGCTCATAG
- a CDS encoding NAD(P)/FAD-dependent oxidoreductase codes for MTEPRTRICILGGGFGGLYTALRLSKLPWTTPDAPIITLVDQGDRFLFTPLLYELLTGELQTWEIAPPFEELLAHTGIHFHQSGVKAIAIDQQRATLGDGTILPYDRLVLALGGDTPLNTTPGVKDHAIPFRSLDDAYRLQERLRQLESSDADKIRIAVVGGGYSGVELACKLAERLPARGRIRLIERGTEILKRSPDYNRQVARQALSDLGVWLDLETSVEAITADTLSLRYRDQVDTLPVDIVLWTVGTCVNSLVQSLPLPRNQQQQIKVTPTLQVVDHDQIYALGDLADCRDAEGQQIPATAQAALQQADYAGWNIWATLTERPLLPFRYQHLGEMMTLGTDRATLTGLGLNLEGLPAHLARRLAYLYRMPTLEPIQIRVGAQLVWVGALQKICWSGIGKHVCSL; via the coding sequence ATGACTGAGCCTCGTACCCGCATCTGTATCTTGGGAGGTGGCTTTGGCGGTCTCTACACCGCATTGCGTCTGAGTAAGCTGCCCTGGACCACCCCCGACGCCCCGATCATTACCCTAGTCGATCAGGGGGATCGCTTCCTATTCACCCCCCTACTCTACGAACTCCTAACCGGTGAATTGCAAACCTGGGAGATTGCCCCTCCCTTCGAAGAACTGCTGGCCCATACCGGCATTCACTTCCACCAGAGCGGCGTTAAAGCCATTGCCATTGACCAGCAGCGCGCCACCCTAGGGGATGGCACTATCTTGCCGTACGATCGGCTGGTCTTGGCCCTAGGCGGCGACACCCCCCTCAACACCACACCTGGGGTGAAAGACCATGCCATTCCCTTTCGCAGCCTCGACGATGCCTATCGTCTGCAAGAACGGTTGCGACAGTTGGAGAGCAGCGATGCCGACAAGATTCGCATCGCCGTGGTGGGTGGCGGCTACAGCGGTGTAGAACTGGCCTGCAAACTGGCAGAACGGTTGCCAGCCCGCGGTCGGATTCGCCTGATCGAGCGGGGCACTGAGATCCTGAAGCGTTCCCCAGACTATAATCGCCAGGTGGCCCGCCAAGCCCTCTCCGACCTAGGGGTTTGGCTGGACTTGGAGACTAGCGTCGAGGCCATCACTGCCGATACCCTGTCCCTGCGCTACCGCGATCAGGTCGATACCCTGCCCGTCGACATCGTCCTCTGGACCGTGGGTACTTGCGTCAATTCCCTGGTGCAATCGTTACCCCTGCCGCGCAACCAGCAGCAGCAGATCAAAGTGACCCCCACGCTGCAAGTGGTCGATCATGACCAGATCTATGCCCTGGGAGATTTAGCCGACTGCCGTGACGCCGAGGGCCAGCAGATCCCAGCCACGGCCCAGGCGGCCCTGCAGCAGGCCGACTACGCTGGCTGGAATATTTGGGCCACTTTGACGGAACGGCCGCTGTTGCCCTTCCGTTACCAACACTTGGGTGAAATGATGACCCTAGGCACCGATCGGGCCACGCTAACCGGTCTCGGGCTCAACCTGGAGGGATTACCAGCCCACTTGGCCCGACGGTTAGCCTACCTCTATCGCATGCCCACCCTCGAGCCCATCCAAATTCGAGTGGGTGCTCAACTGGTATGGGTCGGCGCGCTGCAGAAGATCTGTTGGTCGGGTATAGGAAAGCATGTTTGCAGCCTATAG
- a CDS encoding DUF3685 domain-containing protein: protein MTSPLRLMLINDDPVFRLGLRIWLEQLGDIQVVAEASNASEAWTQLSPSAAAAEVATEPALDLVILDLGLGRGDPQQLPGLQLCGQIKSRFPTLPVLVLGASDEPVLRAAADQMGADAYQRRGLPLHQLADLIGALATAPTSQTASALPADRQSPPTPGPGATFRSRLRQSCLQQIAASLDQVQGHLDQASAPYRWVLAGRRRELRAARGLISWLLATPTPEPQPSRPQGDPQAPSSPFPSPGLVQAPGGTLQGWPRPLLQAVALKLTGPLANTSGVPLEIDILRQEKRQELLYLSLQQLEATLRQLRRAQLSPEQVTQTWLTLLGDLWQDIMTEFLGRYTTLEIDQQDQSLVQVLSQERETVQQGMLATLPYGPDLLRHLLFQDSLTVDGAPYLASTPAALDRSQWLLENLVIQLANAVIQPLLNRCPDVEPLKQQLYHRRLISSREIERFRNELAWRYRWASFWHEPAAIFESRYPLWGLGPSGLVSRSIYAPRRQELEQLSGLPLVITLLLEARDAIAPRFRAVVAWVGSGLVYILTEVIGRGIGLIGRGIAKGIGTAWQDRRFNRHSQDS, encoded by the coding sequence ATGACCTCACCGCTGCGGCTAATGCTGATCAACGACGACCCCGTCTTTCGATTGGGGTTGCGGATCTGGCTGGAGCAACTAGGAGATATTCAGGTGGTGGCGGAAGCCAGTAATGCTTCAGAAGCCTGGACCCAATTGTCCCCAAGCGCTGCTGCGGCCGAGGTGGCAACTGAGCCAGCGTTGGATCTAGTGATTTTAGATTTAGGGTTGGGGCGGGGCGATCCCCAGCAACTGCCAGGGCTGCAGCTCTGCGGTCAGATAAAGTCGCGCTTTCCGACGCTGCCGGTGTTGGTCCTGGGGGCTAGCGACGAACCGGTGTTGCGGGCGGCAGCCGATCAAATGGGGGCGGATGCTTACCAGCGGCGGGGGCTGCCCCTACACCAGCTGGCTGATCTGATTGGGGCCCTAGCGACGGCCCCTACTTCCCAGACAGCCTCTGCCCTGCCGGCTGATCGTCAGTCACCGCCAACCCCAGGCCCTGGGGCCACCTTTCGCAGCCGGCTGCGTCAGTCCTGTCTGCAGCAAATTGCAGCCAGCCTAGATCAGGTCCAGGGACACCTAGACCAGGCCTCTGCTCCCTATCGGTGGGTGTTAGCCGGACGGCGACGGGAGTTACGGGCGGCACGGGGGCTGATTAGCTGGTTGCTGGCGACGCCGACCCCGGAGCCCCAGCCGTCGCGGCCACAGGGTGATCCCCAGGCACCATCGTCTCCCTTCCCATCGCCAGGACTGGTGCAAGCACCAGGCGGTACGCTACAGGGCTGGCCCCGGCCGCTGTTGCAGGCAGTGGCGCTGAAGTTGACAGGTCCCTTGGCCAATACCAGTGGCGTGCCGCTGGAGATCGACATTCTGCGGCAAGAGAAGCGACAGGAACTGCTATATCTGAGTCTGCAGCAGCTAGAGGCGACCCTGCGGCAGCTACGACGGGCCCAACTGTCTCCGGAGCAGGTGACGCAGACCTGGCTAACGCTGCTCGGCGACCTCTGGCAGGACATCATGACTGAGTTTTTGGGTCGCTATACCACCCTGGAGATCGATCAACAGGACCAGTCCCTGGTTCAGGTGCTCTCGCAGGAGCGAGAAACGGTGCAGCAAGGGATGCTGGCCACCCTGCCCTATGGCCCTGATCTGTTGCGCCATCTGCTGTTTCAAGACAGCCTCACGGTGGATGGAGCGCCCTATCTGGCCAGCACCCCGGCAGCCTTGGACCGGAGCCAGTGGCTGCTGGAAAACCTAGTGATTCAGCTGGCCAACGCCGTGATCCAGCCCCTGCTCAACCGCTGCCCAGATGTAGAGCCGCTGAAACAGCAACTCTATCACCGCCGCCTGATCAGCAGCCGCGAGATCGAGCGGTTCCGCAACGAGTTGGCCTGGCGCTACCGCTGGGCCAGCTTCTGGCACGAGCCGGCGGCCATCTTCGAAAGCCGTTACCCACTCTGGGGCCTGGGTCCCTCAGGCCTCGTCAGCCGCTCCATCTATGCCCCCCGCCGCCAGGAATTAGAGCAGCTGTCCGGGCTACCATTGGTCATTACCCTACTCTTGGAGGCGCGAGATGCGATCGCACCGCGTTTCCGGGCCGTGGTGGCTTGGGTGGGCAGTGGCCTCGTCTACATACTGACCGAGGTAATTGGCCGCGGCATCGGTTTGATTGGTCGCGGCATCGCCAAGGGCATCGGCACCGCCTGGCAAGACCGTCGCTTCAACCGCCACAGCCAAGATAGCTGA